A window from Hymenobacter volaticus encodes these proteins:
- a CDS encoding superoxide dismutase: MLKRDFLKNGLMTMVGALVSPALLARAHDEKLLREARATPIADGPFTLPALPYAFNALEPHIDARTMEVHHDAHHKTYVTKLNEAVVGKPQEKMSLADLLASASKQTDAVRNNAGGHFNHSMFWQLLSAKGGGQPTGTLATAITSTFGSFDKFKEQFAAAATSRFGSGWAWLSADNTGKLFISSTPNQDNPLMDVAGIQHGTPVLGLDVWEHAYYLKYQNKRPEYVAAFWNVVNWSEANRRFEAVKKG, translated from the coding sequence ATGCTGAAGCGAGATTTTTTGAAAAACGGTCTTATGACCATGGTTGGTGCCCTAGTAAGTCCTGCCTTGCTAGCCCGCGCCCACGACGAAAAGCTGCTCCGCGAAGCCCGTGCTACTCCTATTGCCGACGGACCTTTCACGTTACCGGCCCTGCCATACGCCTTCAATGCTTTGGAGCCGCACATCGATGCGCGCACCATGGAAGTTCACCACGATGCGCACCACAAAACCTACGTCACGAAGCTGAACGAGGCTGTGGTGGGCAAACCGCAAGAGAAAATGTCGTTGGCCGATTTGCTTGCTTCGGCCAGCAAGCAGACCGATGCGGTGCGCAACAACGCCGGCGGGCACTTCAACCACTCGATGTTCTGGCAGTTGCTATCGGCCAAGGGCGGCGGACAGCCTACTGGCACGCTGGCTACGGCCATTACCAGCACCTTCGGCTCGTTCGATAAGTTCAAGGAGCAATTTGCGGCGGCGGCCACTAGCCGGTTCGGCTCGGGTTGGGCTTGGCTGAGCGCTGATAACACTGGCAAACTCTTTATTTCCTCGACTCCCAACCAGGACAACCCGCTGATGGACGTAGCAGGCATTCAGCACGGCACGCCCGTACTCGGCCTCGATGTGTGGGAACACGCCTACTACCTGAAGTACCAGAACAAGCGCCCTGAGTACGTGGCCGCCTTCTGGAACGTAGTGAACTGGTCGGAAGCAAACCGCCGCTTTGAAGCCGTGAAAAAAGGTTAA
- a CDS encoding alkaline phosphatase D family protein — translation MKKYLLILLSAGLLLPGPATQAQIKKELTVAFGSCNRIDLPQPLWPVIANDKPDVWIWLGDNIYGDTDDMAVLKQKYDTQFNLPGYAQFRAQVPTIIGTWDDHDYGRNDGNKTYPYKKQSQQVALDFLQEPANTPRRQQEGIYTSYEYKVGKKKVKVILLDDRYFQDSLYRDAQQVYQPNPKGDLLGETQWQWLQQQLTNSTADAHIIASGIQFLPQQHRFEKWANFPASRQRLLGLLASSRAKGVLLVSGDRHIGEISKMTVPGVAYPVYEVTSSGLTHPAAHNNGEPNDLRVGPLVNQKHYGLFRFREQGKKLLVTAALKDEAGKAIYAEEIEVK, via the coding sequence ATGAAGAAATATCTGTTAATCCTACTATCAGCTGGTTTGCTACTGCCTGGACCTGCCACGCAAGCCCAAATCAAGAAAGAACTGACGGTAGCATTCGGCTCCTGCAACCGCATCGACTTGCCACAGCCGCTTTGGCCGGTTATTGCCAACGACAAACCAGACGTTTGGATCTGGCTCGGCGACAACATCTACGGCGACACCGACGACATGGCCGTGCTCAAGCAGAAGTACGACACGCAGTTCAACCTACCCGGCTACGCTCAGTTTCGGGCGCAAGTGCCCACCATCATCGGCACCTGGGACGACCACGACTACGGCCGCAACGACGGCAACAAAACCTACCCCTACAAAAAACAAAGCCAACAAGTCGCCCTTGACTTTCTGCAAGAGCCCGCTAACACGCCCCGCCGCCAGCAAGAAGGCATCTACACGTCCTACGAGTACAAGGTGGGCAAGAAAAAGGTGAAGGTGATTCTGCTCGATGACCGGTACTTCCAGGATTCACTTTACCGTGATGCGCAGCAGGTCTACCAGCCCAACCCTAAAGGCGACCTTCTCGGCGAAACGCAGTGGCAGTGGCTACAACAGCAACTAACCAACAGCACCGCCGACGCTCACATCATTGCGTCGGGCATTCAGTTTCTGCCTCAGCAGCACCGGTTCGAGAAGTGGGCCAACTTCCCCGCATCTCGTCAGCGGCTGCTTGGTCTGCTGGCCAGTTCCCGCGCGAAAGGCGTGCTGCTGGTTAGCGGCGACCGGCACATCGGGGAAATATCAAAAATGACGGTACCTGGTGTAGCGTATCCAGTGTATGAGGTGACCTCCAGCGGCCTGACGCACCCGGCAGCCCACAACAACGGCGAGCCCAACGATTTGCGCGTTGGTCCGCTTGTTAATCAGAAGCACTATGGGTTGTTCCGTTTCCGCGAGCAAGGCAAGAAGCTGCTAGTAACCGCCGCCCTAAAAGACGAGGCTGGCAAGGCCATTTACGCAGAAGAAATTGAAGTGAAATAA
- a CDS encoding cellulase family glycosylhydrolase codes for MKKFTLARKHTLRFWSSGVLLVVSSLLGFMATAQTLTPVQQYGQLKVVGNKIVDKNNQPISLAGNSLFWSNDGWGGEKYYNANVVGWLKNNWQAKIVRVAMGINESGGYLSNPAREKQKVKTVVDACLAAGLYVIIDWHSHQAEQQQQQAIAFFREMATTYGNSPNVMYEVYNEPLQVSWSGVVKPYAEAVAGAIRAIDPDNLIIVGTPTWSQDVDVAASDPITRYSNIAYTLHFYAATHKASLRTKAQTALSRGVALFVTEYGTTEASGNGVVDAASTQEWMTFLKQNGISHLNWSVNDKAESASILKPGTSPTGAWSDNYLTQSGALVKGYIQNWNGTTTTPPTTPPTTPPTTGGTTVQAESYHAMSGVQTETTSDTGGGLNVGYLDNGDWMAYTIDVPTAGNYLIQYRVASLSGGGRISLEQNSGATVRGTLAVPATGGWQTWTTISHTVTLAAGRQDIAIGVAAGGFNLNWWSFIKAATSSQVATPQAAIALYPNPTQSQLTVAVPETTNGARITVLNAQGREVLARNVGSARASQNVQLSLDTLNPGVYSVQVSSNGSVTTHRFVKE; via the coding sequence ATGAAAAAATTTACACTAGCCCGTAAACACACCTTACGCTTTTGGAGCAGCGGCGTGTTGTTGGTAGTCAGTAGCTTATTAGGCTTCATGGCCACTGCCCAGACCCTGACTCCCGTGCAACAGTACGGCCAGCTGAAAGTGGTCGGCAACAAGATTGTTGACAAAAACAACCAGCCGATTAGCTTGGCCGGCAACAGCTTGTTTTGGAGCAACGATGGGTGGGGCGGCGAGAAGTACTACAATGCCAACGTGGTAGGGTGGCTCAAAAACAACTGGCAAGCCAAGATTGTGCGCGTGGCCATGGGCATCAACGAAAGTGGCGGCTACCTAAGCAACCCGGCCCGCGAAAAGCAGAAAGTCAAAACGGTGGTAGATGCCTGCTTGGCGGCGGGACTTTACGTTATCATCGACTGGCACTCGCATCAGGCCGAACAACAACAGCAGCAAGCCATTGCCTTCTTCCGGGAAATGGCCACCACCTACGGAAATTCGCCCAACGTCATGTACGAGGTGTATAATGAGCCTTTGCAGGTATCGTGGAGCGGAGTGGTGAAGCCCTATGCCGAAGCCGTGGCCGGCGCCATCCGTGCCATCGACCCCGATAACCTCATTATTGTGGGTACGCCTACTTGGTCGCAGGATGTGGATGTGGCCGCTAGCGACCCTATTACGCGCTACTCCAACATCGCCTATACGCTGCACTTCTACGCGGCCACTCACAAGGCCAGCCTGCGAACCAAGGCCCAAACGGCACTCAGCCGCGGCGTAGCGCTGTTCGTGACGGAATACGGAACCACGGAAGCCTCCGGCAACGGCGTCGTAGACGCCGCTTCCACTCAGGAATGGATGACCTTTTTGAAACAAAACGGCATCAGCCATCTGAATTGGTCGGTTAATGATAAAGCGGAATCAGCCTCCATCCTGAAGCCCGGTACCAGCCCCACCGGCGCGTGGTCAGATAACTACCTAACGCAATCGGGCGCGTTGGTGAAAGGCTACATTCAAAACTGGAACGGTACTACTACCACCCCGCCTACTACGCCGCCCACCACGCCCCCTACTACGGGCGGCACCACGGTGCAAGCAGAAAGCTACCATGCTATGTCGGGTGTGCAAACGGAAACTACCTCCGATACGGGGGGCGGCCTGAATGTGGGCTACCTCGACAATGGCGACTGGATGGCCTATACCATCGATGTACCCACGGCCGGCAATTACCTCATTCAGTATCGGGTGGCCAGCCTCAGCGGTGGCGGGCGTATCAGCTTGGAGCAGAATTCGGGTGCCACGGTGCGGGGCACGCTGGCTGTACCGGCCACCGGCGGCTGGCAAACCTGGACTACTATTTCCCACACCGTTACGCTGGCGGCGGGCCGGCAAGACATTGCCATTGGAGTAGCGGCCGGCGGCTTCAACCTCAATTGGTGGAGCTTCATTAAAGCTGCCACCAGTAGCCAGGTTGCCACTCCTCAAGCGGCCATAGCCTTGTACCCAAATCCAACCCAAAGCCAGCTAACCGTAGCCGTGCCCGAAACTACCAACGGCGCACGTATCACGGTGCTTAATGCGCAAGGCCGCGAGGTGCTTGCCCGCAACGTCGGCAGCGCTAGGGCTAGCCAAAACGTGCAGCTCTCCCTGGACACCCTGAATCCGGGCGTTTACTCGGTACAGGTATCCAGCAATGGCAGTGTCACCACGCACCGCTTTGTGAAAGAGTAA
- a CDS encoding endonuclease domain-containing protein has translation MWNYRLSLLKQFFSAARRPKNTTLEDKQHIKRGKHEAMFHKYLVECFGIAIQTDKKLDVLDGYKYNISYYPDFVYHDETGLYLAIEVDEPYDEKNDKPMHCVGTDDDRNNFFVENRWAVIRFSQEQVIKWPELCCKEIALAVYEINRMNYTVKDYVATLPRQKKWTEYEAKNMASKIYEQDSVAY, from the coding sequence TTGTGGAACTACAGGCTAAGCTTATTAAAACAATTCTTTAGCGCTGCCAGAAGACCAAAAAATACAACACTTGAGGACAAGCAGCACATCAAGAGAGGAAAGCATGAAGCTATGTTTCATAAATATTTAGTGGAATGCTTTGGTATCGCAATCCAAACCGACAAGAAATTAGATGTATTGGATGGGTATAAGTACAACATCAGTTACTATCCCGATTTTGTCTATCATGATGAAACGGGCTTATACCTCGCTATTGAAGTAGACGAGCCATACGATGAGAAAAATGACAAGCCTATGCACTGTGTTGGAACGGACGACGATAGGAATAATTTTTTTGTCGAAAACAGATGGGCTGTTATCCGGTTTTCACAAGAGCAAGTAATTAAATGGCCGGAATTATGCTGCAAAGAAATTGCCTTGGCTGTGTATGAAATAAATAGAATGAATTACACAGTAAAGGATTATGTAGCCACCTTGCCCAGACAGAAAAAATGGACTGAGTATGAGGCCAAAAATATGGCAAGCAAAATCTACGAACAAGATTCTGTTGCTTATTAA
- a CDS encoding glycoside hydrolase family 3 N-terminal domain-containing protein: MSTRCTLSFLWLFLLLAPDVFAQRRQQPTPKKSHAQITSRRTHATSRGTTPKGRGKKATPVAKKINQPVPFARQLSSSRWVDSVMKTLTPDQRVAQLFMVAAYSNRKRIDEDSITTLIQQYGIGGLVFFQGGPVRQSKLLNRYQSQSKVPLLVAMDAEWGVGMRLDSVQRFPYQMSMGGVRDNQLVYDMGTEVAAQFKRLGMHVNFAPVVDVNNNAANPVIGFRSWGEDRQSVTEKSYLYMKGMQDANILAVAKHFPGHGDTDTDSHLALPLLRIDRKRIDTLELFPFRDLMRRGLGGMMVAHLNIPALDTTGMPSTLSKPITTGLLKQKLGFEGVIFTDAMNMKGVISKYPPGDADVRALIAGNDVLEFSKNVPLALKMVRAAVDSGLISQADLDARCRKVLALKEWAGLNKYKPIPLKNIIADLNTPHAQYLSQRLTELSVTVLRNQKNLLPLQRLDTLRLATLTIGTKDTTDFQRMVADYAPVRHYWMSATPTLDELTKMRETLKPYNVLLVGMNNLGRLPATNFGVTAEANVLLRELGRPGQKLVVSVFGSAYAVAKIRDLDRADAVVLAYQESKNAQDVTAEVIFGGISAIGKLPVTVSDRYSYGAGLTTQGGTRLRYSFPEAVGMNNNLEARVDSIMNGALAARAFPGAEVLIARRGTVVLRKSYGMHTFADAPSQGGRPSRAVRNTDLYDLASLTKVSAALPALMKLQDQGKFNPDMTLGQLFAEFVGTNKQDLKLRDVLTHQARLKAWIPFWKDYTKPRGIFNALFGNRPDAKDVSLTKPSELSRRFFRSDSSARFPLHAATGLWARKDFPERITKAIGESPLNEKPGYVYSDLSFIMYPRFVQSTTGKPLAQFINDEIYKPLGATTLGYNPTRRFPLSRITPTEYDSLFRHQLLLGTVDDEGAALLGGFSGHAGLFGNANDLAKIVQLYAWNGKYGGQQLLKPETLAEYTKCQFCPDNRRALGFDRPAANPSVNSAKSASPMSYGHTGFTGTYFWVDPKEEIVCIVLTNRVNPTRRNNKLSSLNVRTNVLQVALESVRPVQKLKVETTVEQ, encoded by the coding sequence TTGTCTACTCGCTGTACGCTCTCGTTTCTGTGGCTTTTCTTGCTGCTCGCGCCCGATGTCTTTGCCCAACGTCGGCAGCAACCCACTCCGAAGAAGAGCCACGCCCAAATCACTAGTCGCCGCACGCACGCCACTTCGAGAGGCACAACCCCGAAAGGCCGAGGTAAGAAAGCTACGCCGGTGGCGAAAAAAATCAACCAACCGGTGCCATTTGCCCGACAGCTGAGTAGCTCTCGCTGGGTTGATTCGGTGATGAAGACGCTCACGCCCGACCAGCGGGTGGCGCAGCTATTTATGGTGGCGGCCTACTCCAACCGCAAGCGTATCGACGAAGACTCTATTACCACCCTGATTCAGCAGTATGGCATTGGTGGCCTGGTGTTTTTCCAGGGCGGACCGGTGCGGCAGAGTAAGCTTCTGAACCGCTATCAGAGCCAAAGCAAGGTACCCCTGCTAGTAGCCATGGACGCCGAGTGGGGCGTGGGCATGCGTCTCGACAGCGTGCAGCGCTTCCCTTACCAGATGAGCATGGGCGGCGTCCGCGACAATCAGCTTGTGTATGACATGGGTACCGAAGTGGCGGCGCAGTTCAAGCGGCTAGGTATGCACGTCAATTTTGCGCCAGTGGTGGACGTGAACAACAACGCCGCCAACCCGGTCATTGGCTTCCGCAGCTGGGGCGAAGACCGGCAGAGCGTAACCGAGAAAAGCTACCTCTACATGAAGGGCATGCAGGATGCCAATATTCTGGCCGTAGCCAAGCACTTCCCCGGCCACGGCGACACCGACACCGATTCGCACCTGGCCCTGCCCCTATTGCGCATCGACCGAAAGCGCATTGACACGCTGGAGCTGTTTCCGTTTCGGGATTTGATGCGGCGCGGCCTCGGCGGCATGATGGTAGCTCACCTCAACATCCCGGCGCTGGACACCACAGGCATGCCTTCCACCCTGTCTAAACCCATTACCACGGGCCTGCTCAAGCAGAAATTGGGGTTTGAGGGCGTCATCTTCACCGATGCCATGAACATGAAGGGCGTGATCAGCAAGTACCCGCCCGGCGACGCCGATGTGCGCGCTTTAATCGCTGGCAACGACGTGCTGGAATTTTCGAAGAATGTACCGTTGGCCCTGAAAATGGTGCGCGCTGCTGTTGATAGTGGTTTGATTTCGCAGGCCGACCTCGATGCGCGTTGCCGCAAGGTATTGGCATTGAAAGAGTGGGCGGGCCTCAACAAGTACAAGCCCATTCCACTGAAAAACATCATTGCCGACCTCAACACGCCGCACGCGCAATACCTGAGCCAGCGCCTCACCGAACTAAGCGTAACGGTGCTGCGCAACCAAAAAAACCTGCTTCCCCTCCAACGCCTCGATACGCTGCGGCTGGCTACGCTCACCATCGGCACCAAGGACACCACCGATTTCCAGCGCATGGTAGCCGATTATGCGCCGGTGCGCCACTACTGGATGTCGGCCACCCCTACGCTGGACGAGCTAACCAAGATGCGCGAGACGCTGAAACCCTACAACGTGCTGCTGGTGGGTATGAACAACCTCGGCCGCCTACCGGCCACCAACTTCGGCGTAACGGCCGAAGCCAACGTGCTGCTGCGTGAACTTGGCCGGCCGGGCCAAAAGCTGGTGGTGTCGGTGTTCGGTTCGGCTTACGCAGTAGCCAAAATCCGGGACCTGGATCGCGCCGATGCGGTGGTGCTGGCGTATCAGGAAAGTAAAAACGCGCAGGATGTGACGGCGGAAGTGATTTTCGGCGGCATTTCGGCTATTGGCAAGCTGCCCGTAACGGTATCAGACCGGTACAGCTACGGCGCGGGGCTGACCACGCAGGGCGGCACGCGGCTACGTTACAGCTTCCCCGAAGCGGTGGGCATGAACAACAACCTCGAAGCCCGCGTGGACTCTATCATGAACGGGGCGCTGGCTGCTCGAGCTTTCCCCGGGGCCGAGGTATTGATTGCAAGGCGCGGCACAGTGGTCCTGCGCAAAAGCTACGGCATGCACACCTTCGCCGATGCGCCCTCGCAAGGTGGCCGACCTAGCCGCGCCGTTCGCAACACCGACCTCTACGATTTAGCTTCCCTAACCAAAGTATCGGCGGCGCTGCCAGCCTTGATGAAGCTCCAAGACCAAGGCAAGTTCAACCCCGACATGACCTTGGGCCAGCTCTTCGCCGAGTTCGTGGGCACCAACAAGCAAGACCTAAAGCTGCGTGACGTGCTGACGCACCAAGCCCGCCTGAAGGCCTGGATTCCGTTTTGGAAAGACTACACCAAGCCGCGCGGCATCTTTAACGCGTTGTTCGGCAACCGTCCGGATGCCAAAGACGTGTCGCTCACCAAGCCCTCGGAACTGAGCCGGAGGTTTTTCCGCTCCGACTCCTCGGCCCGCTTTCCGTTGCACGCCGCCACTGGGTTGTGGGCACGCAAGGATTTTCCAGAGCGCATTACCAAGGCCATTGGCGAGTCGCCGCTAAATGAAAAGCCGGGTTACGTGTACTCGGATTTATCGTTCATTATGTACCCGCGGTTCGTGCAGTCGACCACGGGCAAGCCGCTGGCGCAGTTCATCAACGACGAGATTTATAAGCCGCTGGGCGCTACTACGCTCGGCTACAACCCCACGCGCCGTTTCCCGCTCAGCCGCATCACGCCCACCGAATACGACTCCCTGTTTCGCCACCAACTACTGCTTGGCACCGTCGACGATGAAGGGGCGGCGCTGCTCGGTGGTTTTTCGGGCCACGCCGGCCTTTTCGGCAACGCCAACGACCTAGCCAAGATCGTGCAGCTATACGCCTGGAACGGCAAGTACGGTGGGCAGCAGTTGCTTAAGCCCGAAACGCTAGCCGAGTATACCAAATGCCAGTTCTGCCCCGACAATCGCCGGGCACTCGGCTTTGACAGGCCGGCGGCCAACCCTTCCGTCAACTCCGCCAAAAGCGCGTCGCCGATGAGTTATGGGCACACGGGCTTTACGGGCACCTATTTCTGGGTTGATCCGAAAGAGGAAATCGTGTGTATCGTGCTAACCAACCGCGTAAATCCGACGCGCCGCAACAACAAGCTTTCCAGCCTCAACGTCCGCACCAACGTGCTGCAAGTGGCGCTAGAAAGTGTGCGGCCAGTGCAAAAGCTAAAGGTTGAAACAACTGTGGAGCAATAG